A window of the Oryza brachyantha chromosome 5, ObraRS2, whole genome shotgun sequence genome harbors these coding sequences:
- the LOC102703971 gene encoding patellin-6, with product MSPTASPSPAAAAVAPPKPPGAGAKRSLMASLMEATALLRSSSFKEDSYVASALPASDLRALADLRALLSTHPDPISIWGVPLNPPPPGPADDRADVVLLKFLRARDFRVRDAHAMLLRCAAWRAEFRADAVLDEDLGFKDLEGVVAYMHGWDREGHPVCYNAYGVFKDRDMYDRVFGDGDRLARFLRWRVQVMERGVRALQLRPGGVNAIIQVTDLKDMPKRELRAASNQILSLFQDNYPEMVARKVFINVPWYFSVLFAMISPFLTERTKSKFVIAREGNVAETLFKFIRPELVPVQYGGLSRAGELENGPPKPASEFTIKGGEKVFLEIDGIEAGATITWDLVVGGWDLEYGAEYVPAAEDSYTLCVERTRKVAAAADEPVHNAFTAREAGKMVLSIDNSGSRKRKVAAYRYFVRKPSA from the exons ATGTCTCCGACCGCCTCGCcatcccccgccgccgccgcggtggcgccgcccAAGCCGCCTGGGGCTGGGGCCAAGCGCAGCCTGATGGCGTCGCTGATGGAGGCCACCGCGctgctgcggtcgtcgtcgttcaAGGAGGACTCCTACGTGGCCTCCGCGCTCCCGGCCTCCGACCTCCGCGCGCTCGCCGACCTCAGGGCGCTGCTCTCCACCCACCCGGATCCCATCTCCATCTGGGGCGTCCCGCTCAACCCTCCTCCCCCCGGCCCCGCCGACGACCGCGCCGACGTCGTGCTGCTCAAGTTCCTCCGCGCGCGGGACTTCCGCGTCCGCGACGCGCACGCCATGCTGCTCCGCTGCGCGGCGTGGCGGGCCGAGTTCCGCGCCGACGCCGTGCTCGACGAGGACCTCGGGTTCAAGGACCTCGAGGGCGTCGTCGCCTACATGCACGGCTGGGACCGGGAGGGCCACCCGGTCTGCTACAACGCCTACGGCGTCTTCAAGGACAGGGACATGTACGACCGCGtcttcggcgacggcgaccgcctCGCCCGCTTCCTCCGCTGGCGCGTCCAGGTCATGGAGCGCGGCGTCCGCGCGCTCCAGCTCCGCCCCGGCGGCGTCAACGCCATCATCCAGGTCACGGACCTCAAGGACATGCCCAAGCGCGAGCTCCGCGCTGCCTCCAACCAGATCCTCTCCCTCTTCCAGGACAACTACCCGGAGATGGTCGCGCGCAAG GTCTTCATCAATGTGCCCTGGTACTTCTCGGTGCTGTTCGCCATGATTTCTCCGTTCCTCACCGAGCGCACCAAGAGCAAGTTCGTCATTGCGCGCGAGGGCAACGTCGCCGAGACGCTCTTTAA GTTCATCCGGCCGGAGCTGGTGCCGGTGCAGTACGGCGGGCTGagccgcgccggcgagctggagAACGGCCCGCCGAAGCCGGCGTCCGAGTTCACCATCAAGGGCGGCGAGAAGGTCTTCCTAGAGATCGACGGCATCGAg gCCGGCGCGACGATAACGTGGGACCTGGTCGTCGGCGGGTGGGACCTGGAGTACGGCGCGGAGTacgtgccggcggcggaggacagCTACACGCTGTGCGTGGAGCGGACGAGGAaggtggcggccgccgccgacgagccggTGCACAACGCATTCACGGCGAGGGAGGCCGGCAAGATGGTGCTGTCCATCGACAACTCCGGCTCGCGGAAGCGGAAGGTCGCCGCGTACCGGTACTTCGTGCGCAAGCCGTCGGCGTAG